A segment of the Corylus avellana chromosome ca2, CavTom2PMs-1.0 genome:
AACCAAACAAGCACAGGAACAGAGAAGAAATAAtgtatccaaaaataaataaataaatgaaaatgagaatgaGAATCACTGTAACTCACCAGGAAGAAGATGGGCCAAGAGGGAAGGTTGGTCTTACAGGAACTCagttctttccttttcccttctGGTCTGAGTGCCGGCTACTGTCGCCGTAGCAGAGCTGCAAGCGGCCGTCGAATTCAGGTGAGAACtgttgttggtggtggtggtggtgttgtTGGTGATTCTCCATGGGCGGAGGCCCTGAAGCCGCCGCAGAAGCCATGAAGAAAGGCACGTGTGGTGTTCCGTCTATAGCAGAGAACCTCTGGAGGTGAGGCAAAAGAGACGGTGAATTGGACTGAAGGGTCCCCCTGTTGTAGCCAGCAAGGCCGGAAGAAGAGATGGTGAAGTTAAGATTGTAGTCAACGGCGGGCTGTGATGACGCCGCTGCCACCGGGATGAGATGGTCGGGAATTAACGAGAAATGTTGCAGCTCCAAATGGTTGTTATCCCCGGAGACATTGAACGCCGCAGGATTAACAGACATTGTCATTGTCTGTGAAAGGGAATTTCCCAAATGGATTTGTCCGGAGAATCCCGACGAGTGATGTGCTGCTCGGGACGACGGCTCCAGAAGCCCCGAGTCGAAGTAGTCCATCGGCGCCGTCCACTGTCTCGTCGCCTTGTGGAACAAATTAGGCTGCTCACCGCTTTGGTTTTGAGCGGGACTAGTTGCAGCGTTGTTGTTAACGCTGCTGATTCCGCCGGTGAGAAGCTCCGTAAAAGAAGCGTTTTGCTGAATGTGGTTTACATTTTGATCgttttccttctccttctccttggCTCTCTCCCTTGCCCGCTCGCGCGCCTTGACGCGGATTTCCGACCGGGAGAGAGACAAGCCGGAGCCTTTGCTCGTCTCCGAGGTGCTGCTACAAGCAGACTTGGAAAGAGAAAGGTGCTGGCTTTGATTTTGCTGAAAATTGGGGTCACCgccatcaagctccacctcagCTGAATCGAACCCACCTTCGCTCGCTCGCTTCTCATCGCTCAGTTGCTTCGGGGTGTCGGGGAAAGAGCTGTTCAAAGAGGGAAGCTCGTTGATAGCATCGGCGGCGGCCTTGATCAGCCACTCCACGGCTTTGCTAGGCTGATCGTAACCGAGCCGATCCTGAAGATCGTAGAACTGAATCGCCGTGGTGACAGACAGCCTAACCCTCCGGTCTCTCAACCCCTTTGACGTCATGACTTTGCTGTGTCGATCTTTCCCGCCGGAGGCCCGCGAAACCCTGATGATCCGCGAGGAGTGGTGCCAGCCACGAAGCCTGTTGACATTGGTAACACTTTTCAGCTCAACATCCTCTTCGTCATCTGGGTGGTAGCGGTCGCTTAtaccccctcctcctcctcctcctc
Coding sequences within it:
- the LOC132170619 gene encoding transcription factor TCP2; its protein translation is MEVEEIQQGQACKFPRVGNGRNVESNKIGSRGGGGGGGGISDRYHPDDEEDVELKSVTNVNRLRGWHHSSRIIRVSRASGGKDRHSKVMTSKGLRDRRVRLSVTTAIQFYDLQDRLGYDQPSKAVEWLIKAAADAINELPSLNSSFPDTPKQLSDEKRASEGGFDSAEVELDGGDPNFQQNQSQHLSLSKSACSSTSETSKGSGLSLSRSEIRVKARERARERAKEKEKENDQNVNHIQQNASFTELLTGGISSVNNNAATSPAQNQSGEQPNLFHKATRQWTAPMDYFDSGLLEPSSRAAHHSSGFSGQIHLGNSLSQTMTMSVNPAAFNVSGDNNHLELQHFSLIPDHLIPVAAASSQPAVDYNLNFTISSSGLAGYNRGTLQSNSPSLLPHLQRFSAIDGTPHVPFFMASAAASGPPPMENHQQHHHHHQQQFSPEFDGRLQLCYGDSSRHSDQKGKGKN